The following proteins come from a genomic window of Maniola jurtina chromosome 15, ilManJurt1.1, whole genome shotgun sequence:
- the LOC123872736 gene encoding trifunctional purine biosynthetic protein adenosine-3 isoform X1 — translation MSENVLVIGSGGREHALCWKLAESPLVKRIFCAPGSVGISSIKDNVESVNLGVKDFPALATWCKNNSIDLVVIGPEDPLANGIVDALQAKGIKCFGPTKAGAQIEANKDWAKKFMQKYQIPTARYKSFTEADAAKEFIRSAPYPALVVKASGLAAGKGVVVASSKEEACQAVDEILTEAKYGSAGEVVVIEELLEGEEVSVLAFTDGETVSMMPPAQDHKRIGDGDTGPNTGGMGAYCPCPLITPEQLADVKDQVLQRAVDGLKAEGIKYVGVLYAGLMVTKSGPMTLEFNCRFGDPETQVLMMLLETDLYRIMKACATGTLKEIQVKWNTGMSAVGVVIASKGYPETSTKGCVISGLSQVSKDDDIVVFHSGIARGANDSLVTAGGRVLLVAAKRSSLRTAASAATNAAASIDFPGAQYRKDIARRAFSKINGLSYLESGVDIDAAANLIRLIEPLATGTHRRGVLGRLGCYSGLFQLSAMDSSLKDPVLVQGTDGVGTKVKIAEIMQKYDTIGQDLVAMCVNDILCAGAEPFAFLDYMACGRLQLPVSATIVKGIADACILSGCALLGGETAEMPTMYDIGKYDLAGFAVGVVDNLKQLPRSKEIRGGDVVLALPSTGVHSNGYSLVQKIMTETGHSFHEKAPFSKTNRTFGEEFLEPTGIYVKALLPAVKKGLIKGLAHITGGGLLENIPRILPPGVKVKLDASKFSIKPLFGWLQAKGRVSDFEMLRTFNCGVGMVVIVDPVCVKELLAVVEDTIAVVGSVEVIGKEGGHQVVVENFKEAMAPLVAPYTSNEGITKKSLSYKDSGVDIEAGDSLISLIKPLARSTSRSGVLGGLGGFGGCFQLKAIEQEYKDPVLVLAADGVGTKLKIAQRINKHDTIGVDLVAMCVNDILCNGAAPLTFLDYFACGSLDVNVAKNVVAGVAEGCKQSSAALIGGETAEMPGMYEAGAYDIAGFALGVVERTHILPKINDITVGDIIIGLPSNGVHSNGFSLIHSLMKKGGLSLNDKAPFSEEGLTLGEELIKPTRIYVRSVLPALQRGAVKAVAHITGGGLLENIPRVIPESVRARLNAHWWNVHPVFAWIADAGAVKDDEMLRTFNCGIGMVLIVSPENQAEVMNITRSHGAMVIGTVQARPAGGARVVVDNFASAIDFTRRMPLLTMKRVAVLVSGSGSNLQALIDTTRDSSQCMCAEIALVVSNKKDAYALKRAEKAGIPTLVFNYKDYGSREEFDRAISAALETHKIDIVCLAGYMRILSAEFVQKWKGRLINIHPSLLPRHPGLHAQRQCLEAGDRESGCTVHFVDEGMDTGPIITQERVPVVKDDTEQSLSERILQAEHRAYPRALRNVATGRVRLGSRGNIMWHS, via the exons ATGTCTGAAAACGTCTTGGTGATTGGTAGCGGGGGTCGGGAACACGCGTTGTGCTGGAAACTCGCAGAATCTCCTTTAGTGAAGAGAATTTTTTGTGCCCCTGGTAGTGTCGGTATATCTTCTATCAAAGATAACGTAGAAAGTGTGAACCTTGGTGTTAAAGACTTTCCT GCCCTAGCAACATGGTGCAAAAACAACTCAATAGACCTAGTCGTCATCGGCCCAGAAGACCCCCTCGCAAACGGCATAGTAGACGCTTTGCAGGCGAAGGGCATCAAATGCTTTGGTCCTACCAAAGCCGGCGCGCAGATTGAGGCCAACAAAGACTGGGCCAAGAAGTTCATGCAGAAGTATCAGATCCCTACCGCGAGGTACAAGTCCTTCACTGAGGCTGATGCTGCCAAGGAGTTCATTAGAAG TGCCCCATACCCAGCGCTAGTCGTCAAAGCGTCAGGCCTCGCGGCTGGTAAGGGCGTAGTGGTTGCCTCGTCGAAAGAGGAGGCCTGCCAAGCTGTTGACGAGATCTTGACAGAGGCCAAGTATGGCTCCGCCGGAGAAGTGGTCGTTATCGAGGAGCTATTGGAAGGTGAAGAGGTTTCG GTGCTCGCCTTCACCGATGGCGAAACAGTATCAATGATGCCCCCAGCACAGGATCACAAGCGTATCGGAGATGGTGACACAGGCCCCAACACTGGCGGCATGGGCGCGTACTGCCCCTGCCCACTTATCACGCCGGAACAGCTGGCGGATGTTAAAGACCAGGTGTTGCAGCGCGCTGTGGACGGGTTGAAAGCCGAGGGAATCAAATATGTTG GTGTGTTATACGCCGGGCTAATGGTGACAAAATCTGGCCCAATGACCCTGGAGTTCAACTGCCGGTTTGGAGACCCTGAAACTCAAGTCCTGATGATGCTATTGGAAACAGACCTCTATCGCATTATGAAG GCATGCGCGACCGGTACGCTGAAAGAGATCCAAGTAAAGTGGAATACTGGAATGTCGGCCGTTGGTGTGGTCATCGCGTCCAAGGGATACCCTGAAACTTCGACCAAAGGCTGCGTTATTAGtg GTCTGTCCCAAGTGAGCAAAGACGACGACATAGTGGTGTTCCACAGCGGGATAGCCCGCGGCGCCAACGACTCGCTCGTCACAGCGGGCGGCCGCGTGTTGCTCGTCGCCGCCAAACGCAGCTCGCTGCGGACCGCGGCTTCGGCCGCGACTAACGCCGCCGCGTCCATCGACTTCCCTGGCGCTCAGTACAGGAAGGATATCGCTAGGAGAGCCTTTTCCAA AATCAACGGTCTGTCCTACTTAGAGAGTGGGGTAGATATTGACGCGGCGGCTAACTTAATACGTCTGATTGAGCCTTTAGCCACCGGCACTCACAGGCGGGGCGTGTTGGGAAGGCTGGGCTGTTACAGTGGACTGTTCCAGCTGTCGGCTATGGACTCCAGTCTGAAAGACCCCGTGTTGGTGCAGGGGACTGACGGCGTGGGGACTAAAGTTAAG ATAGCAGAAATAATGCAAAAGTACGACACAATAGGCCAAGATCTAGTCGCAATGTGCGTGAACGACATACTGTGCGCGGGCGCAGAGCCGTTCGCGTTCCTAGACTACATGGCGTGCGGGAGACTGCAGCTCCCGGTGTCAGCGACTATCGTGAAGGGCATCGCCGATGCGTGCATACTGTCTGGCTGTGCTCTGTTGG GTGGTGAAACAGCGGAAATGCCAACAATGTACGACATCGGCAAGTACGATCTCGCGGGTTTCGCGGTCGGCGTGGTGGACAACCTCAAGCAACTGCCGCGCTCTAAGGAGATACGCGGCGGAGATGTGGTGCTGGCTTTACCGTCCACTGGCGTTCACAGTAACGGGTACAGTCTTGTACAGAAGATTATGACGGAAACTGGTCATAG TTTCCACGAAAAAGCTCCATTCAGCAAAACAAACAGAACTTTCGGTGAGGAATTCCTCGAACCAACAGGGATCTATGTCAAAGCCTTACTCCCTGCAGTAAAGAAGGGACTTATCAAAGGGTTGGCGCATATCACTGGGGGAGGACTATTGGAAAACATACCTAGGATCTTACCTCCTGGTGTCAAAGTGAAATTGGACGCTAGCAAGTTCAGCATAAAGCCTTTATTTGGATGGCTACAGGCTAAAG GTCGCGTGTCCGATTTCGAAATGCTCCGCACCTTTAATTGCGGCGTTGGAATGGTGGTGATTGTGGACCCGGTGTGTGTCAAGGAGTTGTTGGCCGTTGTGGAAGACACCATCGCGGTCGTCGGATCTGTTGAGGTTATCGGGAAGGAGG gaGGCCATCAAGTGGTAGTGGAAAACTTTAAGGAAGCAATGGCACCTCTGGTAGCTCCATACACGTCCAACGAAGGCATCACTAAGAAATCCCTCTCCTATAAAGACAGTGGCGTTGACATTGAGGCTGGAGACTCCTTGATATCTCTTATCAAACCTTTGGCTAG GTCAACATCTCGTTCGGGAGTGCTGGGTGGTTTGGGAGGATTTGGCGGTTGCTTCCAATTGAAAGCGATTGAGCAAGAATATAAG GACCCAGTGTTAGTCCTTGCGGCGGACGGCGTGGGAACAAAACTCAAAATAGCACAACGCATAAACAAACACGACACGATTGGTGTCGACTTAGTGGCCATGTGCGTCAATGACATTCTGTGCAATGGCGCCGCTCCGTTGACCTTCTTGGACTACTTCGCTTGCGGCTCGCTGGATGTGAACGTCGCTAAGAATGTGGTGGCGGGCGTTGCCGAAGGATGCAAGCAGTCTTCCGCTGCGCTTATTG GCGGCGAAACTGCAGAAATGCCAGGCATGTACGAGGCAGGCGCTTATGACATTGCTGGGTTCGCGCTGGGAGTCGTCGAACGAACGCATATACTGCCCAAGATTAATGACATCACG GTTGGTGACATAATTATCGGTCTGCCGTCAAACGGGGTGCACAGTAACGGCTTCAGTCTCATCCACAGTCTGATGAAGAAAGGGGGCCTCTCCCTCAATGACAAGGCCCCTTTCAGCGAAGAGGGCCTCACTCTCG GCGAAGAACTAATCAAACCAACCCGTATTTACGTGAGAAGTGTTTTGCCGGCGCTGCAAAGGGGCGCTGTAAAGGCTGTCGCACACATCACCGGCGGAGGCTTGCTCGAAAATATCCCTCGCGTCATTCCGGAGAGCGTGCGTGCTAGGCTTAACGCGCATTGGTGGAACGTGCATCCC GTATTCGCGTGGATCGCCGACGCAGGAGCAGTCAAAGATGACGAAATGCTGCGAACTTTCAACTGCGGTATTGGAATGGTGCTTATTGTGTCGCCCGAAAACCAAGCAGAG GTGATGAACATAACCCGGTCGCACGGCGCCATGGTGATCGGCACAGTGCAGGCGCGGCCGGCAGGCGGCGCTAGAGTGGTGGTGGACAACTTCGCCTCCGCCATCGACTTTACCAGGCGAATGCCGCTGCTCACCATGAAGCGG GTGGCAGTACTAGTATCGGGCAGCGGAAGCAACCTCCAAGCGCTAATAGATACGACTAGAGACTCGTCACAGTGCATGTGCGCGGAAATAGCCCTTGTGGTCAGCAACAAGAAGGACGCTTATGCCTTGAAGCGCGCTGAGAAAGCTGGAATACCGACGCTG GTATTTAATTACAAAGACTACGGATCGCGGGAAGAGTTCGACCGCGCCATATCCGCCGCTCTGGAGACTCATAAGATAGACATCGTGTGCCTCGCGGGGTACATGAGGATCCTCTCCGCGGAGTTTGTGCAGAA ATGGAAAGGGCGCCTGATCAACATCCATCCGTCTCTACTACCGCGTCACCCGGGTCTGCACGCGCAGCGCCAGTGCCTAGAGGCTGGGGACCGAGAGTCTGGGTGCACCGTACATTTTGTTGAC GAGGGAATGGACACAGGTCCCATCATCACGCAGGAGCGCGTGCCCGTTGTCAAGGACGACACGGAACAATCACTCAGTGAGCGTATATTACAAGCCGAGCACCGTGCGTACCCGCGCGCGTTGCGGAACGTCGCCACCGGCCGCGTGCGACTCGGCTCCAGAGGAAACATCATGTGGCATTCTTAG
- the LOC123872751 gene encoding dnaJ homolog subfamily C member 28 → MNTNKLYPLSRNLLWLRPVYFESYPRLIKRLITTKSQQKLVEESYKVLNIPTDSSQDVVKQAFLELAKKYHPDSTSPDADIDKFVTVEAAFRTLSKHNTGSQKLDEVEQAVFDIRHTAPQHRQYLSFEGVGFGTPSQRQKQYTQVRALKAATNVMEHRISKAIASDKALMKKESVKHNIKTKYGLERLVEDLIQESMSKGEFENLSGKGKPLKNQNTNPYVDFTTHKINEVLINNGFTPEWITMNKEIETDIELLKEEIAKDRMYLGPYPLNETDSEKWQKIYESNKLLAESLNMKINKYNLIVPLLNKQKLHVEFDKICKEILVNGKHSMVKQVEKIEQKLIVDNSYDLMGEFFKALGELLVGNPKKNVGS, encoded by the exons ATGAATACGAATAAGTTATATCCTCTAAGTCGCAATCTGCTTTGGTTACGGCCTGTGTATTTCGAGTCGTATCCTCGACTAATAAAAAGATTGATAACGACAAAATCACAACAAAAATTAGTTGAG gaaagCTACAAAGTGTTGAACATACCAACAGACTCAAGTCAAGATGTGGTCAAGCAAGCTTTTCTGGAGCTTGCCAAGAAGTACCATCCTGACTCCACCTCCCCAGATGCTGACATTGACAAGTTTGTGACTGTGGAGGCTGCATTCAGGACCCTCTCTAAACATAACACTGGATCACAAAAATTGGATGAAGTTGAGCAGGCTGTGTTTGATATTAGA caCACAGCTCCTCAGCACCGTCAATACCTGAGTTTTGAAGGTGTAGGTTTCGGCACTCCATCACAAAGACAAAAACAATACACACAAGTCAGAGCACTAAAAGCCGCAACCAACGTCATGGAGCATCGTATCTCTAAAGCCATAGCCTCCGATAAAGCCCTCATGAAGAAGGAATCTGTGAAGCACAATATCAAAACTAAATATGGCTTGGAGAGACTAGTAGAAGATCTGATACAAGAGTCAATGTCTAAAGGAGAATTTGAGAATCTAAGTGGCAAAGGAAAACCTTTGAAAAACCAGAATACTAATCCTTATGTTGATTTTACTACTCATAAAATTAATGAG GTGTTAATAAACAACGGCTTCACACCAGAATGGATAACAATGAATAAAGAAATAGAAACGGACATTGAATTACTCAAAGAGGAAATTGCCAAAGACAGAATGTATCTGGGACCTTATCCCTTAAACGAGACAGACTCTGAAAAATggcaaaaaatatatgaaagcaATAAATTACTAGCCGAATCGCTAAACATGAAAAtcaataaatacaatttaataGTACCTCTTCTAAATAAACAGAAATTACATGTGGAGTTTGATAAGATTTGTAAAGAAATTCTAGTTAACGGAAAACATTCGATGGTAAAACAAGTGGAAAAGATTGAGCAAAAACTTATAGTGGATAATAGCTATGATTTGATGGGAGAGTTTTTTAAGGCTTTAGGGGAATTGTTAGTTGGTAATCCGAAAAAGAATGTTGGCAGTTAG
- the LOC123872739 gene encoding uncharacterized protein LOC123872739 gives MANDANNSMMAVVPYDLEINEYLLNVIHSNERIEVLGNIERNARKRAEDLKNLCFIIKDNKTLLETQLKRTKQNKESLLAALEAYKSTNLVLKNRSLLAKEQNAYILEQRIKTLKIYEEKWLTTKNLFENIPFIKSFIEKNYEIETVKRGIDSINNEVEKMRSDIILKKTEFLNMRNKNIVELADYMINKKPLILKSINEATNAIKNLKNEKQINNPVMKNKLPASGLNKLTIKAKKISTEDTVSASRNSKPRNAFALPQLRLTAHSYAAPINFDQKVNCSARHDTGIAKKRPFESFITRKFHALKKENIAEKIDEVNVSTYLFAAPKTMDRNNIRKYPNDKLIRVLENVKLDTTGTYKIVSQLKPDHLQDVNVIKATESQHDLNTDPPQENVNENIITEDIEILDLTKKASQDVILPPTQFLDFTLSPQEKRVTFNGVITIEELQSLVTNDTTPQDDNAINDPPGSQLNASTTSNDSFKKIKDFVFKKRNVNLSPEFTYTRNVVVPMVAENKTVTSKFFDEKQQGDNNIDSSQIQNMEIVEVVDEEPQLKQTQEIHAETINQTNTTSDNTFEAQECTQKDEVSLAAPSFSNSIRDIPRTLNISMNKTGNEDDGEFPHCIDSSLLLSPKADDEMQTNNNKIETQPREVPSFLSGFRRTGFSLFGTKTNEADAQNQNNFNFNFGGNEKTKKSGFFNMFQ, from the exons CCTAGGTAATATAGAGAGGAACGCTCGTAAACGTGctgaagatttaaaaaatctttgtttCATAATCAAAGATAATAAAACTTTGTTAGAAACTCAATTGAAacgaacaaaacaaaataaagaaag TTTACTTGCTGCTCTAGAGGCCTACAAATCTACAAATCTAGTGCTCAAAAATCGGTCATTATTAGCTAAAGAGCAGAACGCCTATATACTCGAACAAagaattaaaacattaaaaatatatgaagaAAAATGGCTAACAACTAAAAACCTATTTGAAAATATCCCTTTTATAAAAAGtttcattgaaaaaaattacgaaaTAGAAACTGTGAAAAGGGGAATCGATTCTATTAATAATGAAGTTGAAAAAATGCGCtctgatattatattaaaaaaaactgaatttttaaatatgaggaataaaaatatagtagaaTTGGCTGATTATATGATCaataaaaaacctttaattttgaaaagtaTCAACGAGGCAACGAatgcaattaaaaatttaaaaaatgaaaagcaaATTAATAATCCagttatgaaaaataaattgccTGCTTCCGGTTTAAATAAACTAACGATCAAAGCTAAGAAGATTTCTACCGAAGATACTGTGAGCGCATCTAGAAATAGTAAACCTCGTAACGCTTTTGCG ctaCCACAATTGCGTCTCACTGCACATTCGTATGCAGCGCCAATTAACTTTGATCAG AAAGTTAATTGCTCGGCACGGCACGACACCGGAATAGCAAAAAAAAGGCCTTTTGAGTCTTTTATCACAAGGAAATTTCATGCGTTAAAAAAAGAGAACATCGCTGAAAAGATCGATGAAGTTAATGTATCAACTTATTTATTTGCGGCACCCAAAACAATGGATCGCAATAATATACGGAAATACCCAAACGATAAATTAATACGTGTCTTAGAAAATGTCAAGTTAGATACAACTGGAACTTATAAAATTGTTTCGCAACTTAAGCCTGATCATTTACAGGATGTGAATGTTATTAAGGCTACAGAATCTCAGCACGATTTGAACACTGATCCACCTCAGGAaaat GTTAATGAAAACATTATAACTGAGGATATCGAAATATTAGATTTGACAAAGAAAGCATCTCAGGATGTTATATTACCACCTACTCAGTTTTTAGATTTTACTCTG AGCCCTCAAGAGAAAAGAGTTACATTTAATGGAGTAATAACAATTGAGGAGTTACAAAGTTTGGTAACTAATGACACAACACCTCAAGATGATAATGCAATAAATGATCCGCCTGGCAGCCAACTAAATGCTAGCACGACTAGCAATGATAGCTTCAAGAAGATCAAAGATTTCGTATTCAAAAAACGCAATGTAAATCTATCCCCAGAATTTACATATACCAGAAATGTAGTAGTCCCCATG GTTGCAGAAAATAAAACTGTTACTTCAAAATTTTTTGATGAAAAGCAACAAGGTGATAACAATATCGACAGTtcacaaatacaaaatatggaAATTGTAGAGGTTGTTGATGAAGAGCCTCAACTTAAACAGACACAAGAAATTCACGCGGAAACAATAAATCAAACTAATACTACTTCTGACAACACATTTGAG gcTCAAGAATGCACACAAAAAGATGAAGTCTCTCTAGCTGCGCCATCATTTTCAAATTCCATTCGGGATATACCTCGCACCCTGAATATTTCTATGAACAAAACCGGCAATGAAGATGATGGAGAATTTCCACATTGCAttg ATTCAAGCCTTCTTTTGTCACCAAAAGCCGATGATGAAAtgcaaacaaataataataaaatagagacACAGCCTCGGGAGGTGCCTAGCTTTTTGTCAG GATTTAGGAGGACAGGCTTTTCTTTGTTCGGGACAAAGACAAACGAAGCTGATGCACAAAACCAGAATAACTTTAATTTCAACTTTGGTGGAAATGAGAAGACAAAGAAAAGTGGATTTTTCAATATGTTTCAGTAA
- the LOC123872750 gene encoding mRNA-decapping enzyme 1B, protein MADTGLRMNFAALKRADPYAREIIDSATHVALYTFEENEWEKTNIEGALFVYSRNGEPYHSLVIMNRLNTNNLIEPVSKGIELQLKEPFLLYRNAKCRIYGIWFYDKDECVRVATKLNSLVKTPSEMPQNPAYATPAKPNAPVDIFSMLSKAQDDFNSTNGMANKSDTTPSRAPDMASQSVMDFFAKAGSGAAAQMPAVSSLPSPGIFGPRPTDVREGPLLLQRLMSNPAHSVEHIEKQQRSVTPQDALCANGNTSIDPVMRQNSSFQLKSTPIEKQNQQRITSLKKIQQLDCIDTNGPNPLESELNLMHISSPKPTSPLATYLNQSQEMGHPVGSFNGGKLEEVPGVYPIINSLANQQKPALMPPTMFTASPGNEIQASPEPLTRNQLLQAFNYLLKHDADFVNKLHEGYVKSFSEKAFSVS, encoded by the coding sequence atggCTGACACCGGTCTCCGAATGAATTTCGCCGCATTAAAAAGGGCAGATCCGTATGCCAGAGAAATAATTGACAGTGCTACCCACGTCGCACTATATACTTTCGAAGAGAACGAATGGGAGAAAACGAACATCGAAGGTGCTTTGTTTGTGTACAGTAGAAATGGTGAACCTTACCACAGTTTGGTGATTATGAATAGATTAAATACGAATAATCTCATCGAGCCAGTTTCTAAAGGTATCGAATTGCAATTAAAAGAGCCATTCTTATTATATAGAAACGCCAAGTGTCGCATTTACGGCATATGGTTTTATGACAAAGACGAATGCGTTAGGGTGGCGACGAAATTGAATTCTCTAGTTAAAACACCCAGCGAGATGCCCCAGAATCCAGCGTACGCAACCCCCGCGAAGCCGAACGCCCCGGTAGACATATTTAGCATGCTAAGCAAGGCTCAAGATGATTTTAATTCTACGAACGGTATGGCGAATAAAAGTGACACAACACCGTCGCGGGCACCTGACATGGCGTCACAAAGTGTGATGGATTTCTTTGCTAAAGCGGGAAGTGGCGCGGCCGCTCAAATGCCTGCAGTGTCCTCTCTTCCATCTCCAGGAATCTTCGGGCCGCGGCCTACCGACGTACGAGAAGGCCCGCTCCTCCTGCAGAGGTTAATGAGCAACCCGGCACACTCCGTGGAGCATATAGAGAAACAGCAGCGCTCAGTCACACCTCAGGATGCACTGTGTGCAAATGGCAATACATCTATAGATCCCGTCATGAGGCAGAATAGCTCTTTCCAGTTAAAGTCTACTCCCATTGAGAAGCAAAATCAGCAGCGCATAACGAGTCTCAAGAAAATACAGCAGCTCGATTGTATAGACACAAATGGACCTAATCCATTAGAGAGCGAACTCAACCTAATGCACATCTCCTCTCCAAAGCCCACTTCTCCACTGGCTACATACCTGAACCAATCCCAGGAAATGGGGCATCCAGTGGGCTCGTTTAACGGTGGTAAGTTAGAAGAAGTCCCGGGTGTTTATCCAATCATTAATTCATTAGCCAACCAACAGAAGCCGGCTCTTATGCCGCCTACGATGTTCACCGCCTCGCCAGGAAATGAAATTCAGGCTTCCCCGGAGCCTCTTACTAGGAATCAACTTCTTCAAGCTTTCAATTATCTCCTCAAACATGATGCCGACTTTGTCAACAAGTTGCACGAGGGTTATGTAaaatcgttttcagaaaaagcTTTCTCTGTTTCATAA
- the LOC123872736 gene encoding trifunctional purine biosynthetic protein adenosine-3 isoform X2 — translation MSENVLVIGSGGREHALCWKLAESPLVKRIFCAPGSVGISSIKDNVESVNLGVKDFPALATWCKNNSIDLVVIGPEDPLANGIVDALQAKGIKCFGPTKAGAQIEANKDWAKKFMQKYQIPTARYKSFTEADAAKEFIRSAPYPALVVKASGLAAGKGVVVASSKEEACQAVDEILTEAKYGSAGEVVVIEELLEGEEVSVLAFTDGETVSMMPPAQDHKRIGDGDTGPNTGGMGAYCPCPLITPEQLADVKDQVLQRAVDGLKAEGIKYVGVLYAGLMVTKSGPMTLEFNCRFGDPETQVLMMLLETDLYRIMKACATGTLKEIQVKWNTGMSAVGVVIASKGYPETSTKGCVISGLSQVSKDDDIVVFHSGIARGANDSLVTAGGRVLLVAAKRSSLRTAASAATNAAASIDFPGAQYRKDIARRAFSNSEWRTNE, via the exons ATGTCTGAAAACGTCTTGGTGATTGGTAGCGGGGGTCGGGAACACGCGTTGTGCTGGAAACTCGCAGAATCTCCTTTAGTGAAGAGAATTTTTTGTGCCCCTGGTAGTGTCGGTATATCTTCTATCAAAGATAACGTAGAAAGTGTGAACCTTGGTGTTAAAGACTTTCCT GCCCTAGCAACATGGTGCAAAAACAACTCAATAGACCTAGTCGTCATCGGCCCAGAAGACCCCCTCGCAAACGGCATAGTAGACGCTTTGCAGGCGAAGGGCATCAAATGCTTTGGTCCTACCAAAGCCGGCGCGCAGATTGAGGCCAACAAAGACTGGGCCAAGAAGTTCATGCAGAAGTATCAGATCCCTACCGCGAGGTACAAGTCCTTCACTGAGGCTGATGCTGCCAAGGAGTTCATTAGAAG TGCCCCATACCCAGCGCTAGTCGTCAAAGCGTCAGGCCTCGCGGCTGGTAAGGGCGTAGTGGTTGCCTCGTCGAAAGAGGAGGCCTGCCAAGCTGTTGACGAGATCTTGACAGAGGCCAAGTATGGCTCCGCCGGAGAAGTGGTCGTTATCGAGGAGCTATTGGAAGGTGAAGAGGTTTCG GTGCTCGCCTTCACCGATGGCGAAACAGTATCAATGATGCCCCCAGCACAGGATCACAAGCGTATCGGAGATGGTGACACAGGCCCCAACACTGGCGGCATGGGCGCGTACTGCCCCTGCCCACTTATCACGCCGGAACAGCTGGCGGATGTTAAAGACCAGGTGTTGCAGCGCGCTGTGGACGGGTTGAAAGCCGAGGGAATCAAATATGTTG GTGTGTTATACGCCGGGCTAATGGTGACAAAATCTGGCCCAATGACCCTGGAGTTCAACTGCCGGTTTGGAGACCCTGAAACTCAAGTCCTGATGATGCTATTGGAAACAGACCTCTATCGCATTATGAAG GCATGCGCGACCGGTACGCTGAAAGAGATCCAAGTAAAGTGGAATACTGGAATGTCGGCCGTTGGTGTGGTCATCGCGTCCAAGGGATACCCTGAAACTTCGACCAAAGGCTGCGTTATTAGtg GTCTGTCCCAAGTGAGCAAAGACGACGACATAGTGGTGTTCCACAGCGGGATAGCCCGCGGCGCCAACGACTCGCTCGTCACAGCGGGCGGCCGCGTGTTGCTCGTCGCCGCCAAACGCAGCTCGCTGCGGACCGCGGCTTCGGCCGCGACTAACGCCGCCGCGTCCATCGACTTCCCTGGCGCTCAGTACAGGAAGGATATCGCTAGGAGAGCCTTTTCCAA TTCCGAATGGAGAACGAATGAATGA